The Palleronia sp. THAF1 genome window below encodes:
- a CDS encoding SDR family NAD(P)-dependent oxidoreductase produces MKDIFKDRVAVVTGAGSGIGRALALGLAERGAHLALSDIERDPVHETARLASEKGVEAITDTLDVTDATAFAAYADKVLERFGRVNQLYNNAGISSGNDPFAEMPADHFDRVMAVNLGGVATGTRLFLPHLIASGDGHLVTISSLNGLMAQPHMSPYVTSKFAVRGLTEAIRQEMIADGHPVEVTVVHPGGVATQIAARRGPDIDTLPPAKQPAARRRLQVYQDKLLRMRPEDAADEILTGMAKGKRRIVLTKKAKQLDLLIRLMPTRYVPIVAREMKKLFG; encoded by the coding sequence ATGAAGGATATCTTCAAGGATCGCGTTGCGGTCGTGACCGGGGCCGGAAGCGGCATCGGGCGCGCATTGGCGCTTGGACTGGCCGAGCGCGGGGCACATTTAGCGCTGTCTGATATCGAGCGCGACCCGGTCCATGAAACCGCCCGACTGGCGTCGGAGAAAGGGGTAGAGGCGATTACGGACACGCTCGACGTGACCGATGCCACGGCCTTCGCCGCCTACGCGGACAAGGTGCTTGAACGGTTCGGCCGTGTGAACCAGCTCTACAACAACGCCGGGATTTCATCGGGGAACGATCCCTTTGCCGAAATGCCTGCCGACCACTTCGACCGCGTCATGGCCGTCAATCTGGGCGGCGTCGCAACCGGCACGCGCCTGTTCCTGCCGCATCTGATCGCAAGCGGTGACGGGCATCTTGTCACGATCTCCAGCCTCAACGGCCTGATGGCACAGCCCCACATGTCACCCTATGTGACGTCGAAATTCGCGGTGCGGGGTCTGACGGAAGCGATCCGGCAAGAGATGATCGCCGACGGCCACCCGGTGGAAGTCACGGTCGTCCACCCTGGAGGCGTTGCGACACAGATCGCCGCGCGCCGGGGGCCCGACATCGACACGCTGCCGCCCGCGAAGCAGCCTGCGGCCCGCAGACGGTTACAGGTCTATCAGGACAAGCTGCTAAGAATGCGCCCCGAGGATGCGGCGGACGAGATTCTGACGGGTATGGCAAAGGGCAAGCGCCGTATCGTGCTGACCAAGAAAGCCAAGCAACTGGATCTTTTGATCCGCCTCATGCCCACTCGCTATGTGCCCATCGTTGCGCGCGAGATGAAGAAACTCTTCGGCTGA
- a CDS encoding alpha/beta fold hydrolase, whose protein sequence is MTEEQFADLPNAIRLCFRDLPATGGDAAQTDPILMVIGLSFQLIHWPEPLLDALRAGGHRVIVFDNRDSGKSTFPKGPIPGLLQRMKREAPEGSYDLGDMAKDSVLLLDHLAIPQAHVVGMSMGGMIAQVMAARHPDRVSSLTSVFSNTGARKTGQPGLRMTLQLSRKPAKTREEFVERAVQTNGIIGGSGYSHKPQDLRTTFGTAWDRAGRKMHAGVGRQLGAIFASGDRTMELSRVKAPTLVLHGHRDPLVHPSGGTATAKAISGARHVTVDGMGHDIPASLAPRLSELILEHVRSAQGVVA, encoded by the coding sequence ATGACCGAAGAGCAATTCGCCGACTTGCCGAACGCTATCCGCCTGTGCTTCCGAGACCTGCCAGCGACCGGCGGTGACGCAGCGCAAACCGATCCGATTCTGATGGTCATCGGCCTGAGCTTTCAGTTGATCCACTGGCCCGAGCCGCTACTGGACGCGCTGCGGGCCGGGGGACACCGGGTAATCGTGTTCGACAACCGCGATTCCGGCAAGTCCACTTTCCCAAAGGGACCGATACCCGGCTTGTTGCAGCGCATGAAGCGCGAAGCGCCGGAAGGGTCTTACGATCTGGGCGACATGGCCAAGGATAGCGTTCTTCTGCTCGATCATCTTGCGATCCCGCAGGCGCATGTGGTCGGCATGTCGATGGGGGGTATGATCGCGCAGGTCATGGCCGCGCGGCATCCCGACCGGGTCAGCAGCCTGACCTCGGTCTTCTCTAACACCGGCGCGCGGAAGACCGGTCAGCCGGGCCTGCGCATGACGCTACAACTGTCGCGCAAGCCCGCGAAGACACGTGAAGAATTTGTCGAGCGAGCCGTTCAGACCAACGGGATCATTGGCGGAAGCGGTTATTCGCATAAGCCGCAAGATCTGCGCACCACCTTCGGCACCGCATGGGACAGGGCAGGGCGCAAGATGCACGCCGGCGTCGGCCGCCAACTTGGTGCGATCTTCGCCTCTGGCGACCGCACCATGGAATTGTCACGGGTGAAAGCCCCAACGCTTGTGCTGCACGGGCACCGCGACCCTCTGGTTCACCCATCCGGCGGCACGGCAACTGCGAAAGCGATCTCCGGCGCGCGCCATGTCACGGTCGACGGCATGGGGCACGATATTCCGGCCTCTCTTGCACCGCGTTTGTCCGAATTGATCCTAGAGCACGTCCGTTCGGCGCAAGGCGTCGTGGCATGA
- a CDS encoding flavin-containing monooxygenase, protein MAFDQTTVAHDDILILGAGISGIGCAAYLSREVPGKTFRILEMRDDLGGTWDLFRYPGIRSDSDLYTFAYDFKPWESENAIAQGDEIKRYIGETADDYGIRDHIHFGRKVIRCDWSSDDGLWTVTTARTEDGTTETWRARWIFSGTGYYDYDKGYRPSFPQEETFTGQIVHPQSWPKDLDTTGKRIAVIGSGATAVTLLPALAQTAAHVVQVQRTPSYVMPVPRKEALRNKLSKVFSDERTARILRRKNIWQQQIIWKLCQKYPKAMRKMIRKANVKMLPDGYPVDEHFNPPYDPWDQRLCAVPGGDLFKRISDGSCSIVTGTMKRFTETGIEMEDGSQVDADIIVTATGLNLKLVGGAAYSVDGKSVTWSDHIIFKGMMLNGLPNFAMSIGYTTSSWTLKVGLLCQYFVRLLAEMDRRGMAVCVPVRPKRDMELRPLLDFGAGYVKRSIDTLPRQGDSYPWEMTFNFREDEKAVKRGKVIEPELRLSPAPNAKTKAA, encoded by the coding sequence ATGGCTTTCGATCAAACGACCGTCGCGCATGATGATATCCTGATCCTTGGCGCAGGCATCTCCGGCATCGGCTGCGCCGCCTACCTATCGCGCGAAGTGCCGGGCAAGACCTTCCGAATCTTGGAAATGCGCGACGATCTGGGCGGTACCTGGGACTTGTTCCGCTATCCGGGCATCCGCTCGGATTCGGACCTTTACACCTTCGCCTACGACTTCAAGCCGTGGGAAAGCGAGAACGCGATCGCCCAAGGCGATGAGATCAAGCGCTATATCGGCGAGACTGCGGACGACTACGGCATTCGGGACCACATTCATTTCGGTCGCAAAGTTATCCGCTGCGACTGGTCCTCGGACGACGGCCTGTGGACCGTAACTACAGCACGGACAGAAGACGGCACAACGGAGACATGGCGCGCCCGATGGATATTTTCGGGCACCGGTTACTACGACTACGACAAGGGGTATCGGCCCAGCTTCCCGCAAGAAGAGACCTTCACCGGCCAGATCGTCCATCCCCAAAGCTGGCCCAAGGATCTGGACACTACAGGCAAGCGCATTGCGGTCATCGGATCGGGTGCGACCGCGGTCACGCTATTGCCCGCCTTGGCCCAGACGGCGGCGCATGTCGTTCAGGTCCAGCGCACACCTAGCTACGTCATGCCGGTCCCCCGTAAGGAAGCGTTGCGCAACAAGCTGAGCAAGGTTTTCTCGGACGAGCGCACCGCGCGCATCCTGCGGCGAAAGAACATCTGGCAACAGCAGATCATCTGGAAGCTGTGTCAGAAGTACCCGAAGGCGATGCGCAAGATGATCCGCAAGGCGAACGTGAAGATGCTGCCGGACGGCTATCCGGTCGATGAGCACTTCAACCCGCCCTACGATCCGTGGGACCAACGCCTTTGCGCGGTTCCGGGCGGGGACTTGTTCAAGCGCATCTCTGACGGCAGTTGCTCCATCGTTACCGGCACCATGAAGCGGTTCACCGAAACCGGCATCGAGATGGAGGACGGCAGCCAGGTGGACGCCGACATCATCGTGACGGCGACGGGGCTGAATCTGAAACTTGTGGGGGGTGCGGCTTATTCTGTCGATGGCAAGTCGGTCACCTGGTCGGATCATATCATCTTCAAAGGTATGATGCTGAACGGTCTGCCCAACTTCGCGATGTCCATTGGCTACACGACCTCGTCATGGACGCTGAAGGTCGGATTGCTCTGTCAGTATTTCGTCCGGCTTCTGGCAGAGATGGACCGGCGCGGCATGGCGGTCTGCGTACCTGTCCGGCCAAAGCGCGACATGGAATTACGCCCCTTGCTCGACTTCGGAGCAGGCTACGTGAAGCGTTCCATCGACACCCTGCCACGGCAGGGCGACAGCTATCCGTGGGAGATGACGTTCAACTTCCGCGAAGATGAGAAGGCCGTGAAGCGTGGAAAGGTCATCGAGCCGGAACTGCGCCTCTCGCCCGCACCGAATGCAAAGACAAAGGCCGCCTAA
- a CDS encoding YihY/virulence factor BrkB family protein: protein MDERQPTEPGRDAVMTHGIVTDNPEGLLRGTGWHAARGIVREAGLRLWSDDAFGLAGNVAFRVLLAVFPFLIFTSSLTAFFGSPTMADDLISFLIAIVPETLIEPIVSEVRQVMTVPRGGVLSVGILLTIWFALGGVDGIRVGLNRAYGVPENRAWYVLYPLMALMVVVASLVLVVVGYLLVLGPRAGSWMHVLFPSFDPASVTVGFVRYPAAGMILVFSLFLAHVFLPARRTRFSSIYPGVLFTVGAWTALTAAFSYYLGHFATYASYYGGLAGIVAALYFLYLAALVLIFGGELNRAIRIRRLARALRNDG, encoded by the coding sequence ATGGATGAACGTCAGCCGACCGAACCGGGTCGTGACGCCGTCATGACCCACGGCATCGTCACCGATAACCCCGAAGGACTGTTGCGCGGCACCGGGTGGCACGCCGCACGGGGCATCGTGCGCGAGGCCGGATTGCGCTTGTGGAGCGACGATGCCTTCGGTCTGGCAGGGAATGTGGCGTTCCGTGTGCTGTTGGCGGTCTTCCCGTTCCTGATCTTCACCTCTTCGCTGACCGCGTTTTTCGGCAGCCCCACCATGGCCGATGATCTGATCTCTTTCCTGATCGCCATTGTTCCCGAGACCCTGATCGAACCCATCGTGTCGGAAGTCAGGCAGGTGATGACAGTGCCGCGCGGCGGCGTGCTGTCCGTCGGTATCTTGCTGACCATCTGGTTCGCGCTCGGTGGCGTCGATGGCATCCGCGTGGGCCTTAACCGCGCTTACGGAGTCCCCGAGAATCGCGCGTGGTACGTGCTCTATCCGTTGATGGCGCTGATGGTGGTGGTCGCCAGCCTTGTGCTGGTCGTGGTGGGCTATCTGCTGGTCCTCGGCCCTCGCGCAGGCTCTTGGATGCACGTTCTGTTTCCGAGCTTCGATCCTGCGTCGGTCACTGTGGGGTTCGTGCGCTACCCGGCGGCCGGGATGATCCTCGTGTTCTCGCTCTTTCTAGCGCATGTCTTCCTGCCCGCCCGGCGCACGCGGTTCTCGTCGATCTACCCCGGCGTGCTGTTCACGGTCGGCGCGTGGACAGCCCTGACCGCAGCGTTCTCTTACTACCTCGGCCATTTCGCCACCTACGCCAGTTACTACGGTGGCCTCGCGGGAATCGTCGCCGCGCTATACTTCCTGTACCTCGCCGCACTGGTCCTGATCTTCGGCGGCGAGCTGAACAGAGCGATCCGCATTCGGCGCCTTGCGCGGGCGTTGCGCAATGATGGGTAG
- a CDS encoding TonB family protein, with protein MIPSSWIAKSLAGTSAFALLSVMLAAATTDAPVRIEGGSAGSPIQAQLGSSFTDLTQGPRRADVVEAMQTAAPPQAQPMRPDTPAPGEPSIAQPTPDSAPEDASTVSTDLPTVAVTPDTAVPAPTASPAPERIVGQEPEPGVVLSSRRPPTRTRAFEQANRRPDPPPRSTASAPQISPTQESRPRNTAGSNSAARSTSNAQGGARSQTTRPSQDGNAAASNYPGQVMARLNRVRRPSIRATGQARVAFTISASGRLSNVGIAGSSGSFELDRAAVRIVQRAAPFPPPPPGAQRSFAINISGR; from the coding sequence ATGATCCCATCCTCCTGGATCGCCAAGTCACTTGCCGGGACCAGCGCCTTCGCCCTTCTTTCGGTGATGCTTGCCGCCGCGACCACCGATGCACCGGTCAGGATCGAGGGCGGCAGCGCTGGATCGCCCATTCAGGCCCAGCTCGGCTCCAGCTTCACGGACCTGACCCAAGGCCCCCGGAGGGCGGATGTGGTCGAGGCGATGCAGACCGCCGCGCCACCGCAGGCCCAGCCAATGCGCCCCGATACGCCGGCTCCTGGTGAGCCATCCATTGCGCAGCCGACCCCGGATTCTGCGCCCGAAGACGCTTCAACGGTCTCGACCGATCTGCCGACCGTCGCGGTCACGCCGGACACGGCCGTGCCCGCCCCAACAGCATCACCCGCCCCCGAAAGGATCGTCGGACAGGAACCCGAGCCCGGTGTTGTCCTGTCGTCGCGACGCCCCCCGACGCGGACTCGGGCATTCGAGCAGGCGAACCGCAGACCCGACCCGCCGCCGCGTTCAACCGCGTCCGCGCCGCAGATCAGCCCCACGCAGGAGAGCCGGCCGCGAAACACGGCCGGGTCGAATTCTGCGGCTCGGTCAACTAGCAACGCGCAGGGCGGGGCACGGTCCCAGACCACGAGACCTTCGCAGGACGGCAACGCGGCGGCGTCGAACTATCCAGGCCAGGTCATGGCGCGCCTGAACCGCGTCCGTCGTCCGTCGATCCGCGCGACCGGTCAGGCAAGGGTCGCATTCACGATCTCCGCCTCTGGCCGCTTGTCCAATGTGGGGATCGCAGGCAGTTCCGGCTCGTTCGAGCTGGACCGTGCCGCCGTCCGGATCGTCCAGCGCGCCGCGCCGTTTCCGCCACCACCGCCCGGTGCGCAACGCAGCTTTGCGATCAACATCTCGGGCCGTTGA
- a CDS encoding ExbD/TolR family protein → MRRTGPSNREPTIPLINVVFLMLIFFMVAGQIASPMEGELSLVQTADLDGRAPPDALVIRADGSLRFRDREVASAASYIADLPEEERAAVRIVPDRDLDAARLVQVAAELRAAGAQRVRLVTERSLQ, encoded by the coding sequence ATGCGCAGAACCGGACCATCCAACCGCGAACCCACGATCCCGCTGATCAACGTCGTGTTCCTGATGCTGATCTTCTTCATGGTAGCAGGCCAGATCGCCTCACCGATGGAGGGCGAGTTGTCGCTTGTCCAGACAGCCGACCTCGACGGGCGCGCGCCACCGGACGCGCTTGTCATTCGCGCCGACGGAAGTCTGCGGTTCCGGGATCGAGAAGTTGCCTCAGCTGCGTCCTACATCGCCGATCTGCCAGAGGAAGAACGTGCAGCAGTGCGCATCGTGCCGGACCGCGATCTCGATGCCGCCCGTCTGGTGCAGGTGGCCGCAGAACTCCGGGCCGCTGGCGCCCAGCGCGTGCGGCTGGTGACCGAACGGAGCTTGCAATGA
- a CDS encoding biopolymer transporter ExbD has protein sequence MSLTSLIDVIFLLLLFFMLTSTFSRFAEVDLTAAAAGGGASAETPPLFLRLGADSVTLNGKLVDLNVLARVLISEDAAPRSLLVSLGPSVTAQRLTDLLGVLRDAPGIVPTVLGAS, from the coding sequence ATGTCGCTGACATCGCTCATCGACGTGATCTTCCTGCTTTTGCTGTTCTTCATGTTGACGTCCACATTCTCGCGCTTTGCAGAGGTCGATCTGACGGCGGCAGCCGCAGGCGGCGGAGCGAGCGCAGAGACACCGCCGTTGTTCCTGCGCCTCGGCGCCGATAGCGTCACCCTGAACGGCAAGCTCGTGGATTTGAATGTCCTGGCCCGCGTCTTGATCAGCGAAGACGCAGCTCCGCGCAGCCTCCTCGTTTCGCTGGGGCCGAGCGTGACGGCGCAGCGCCTGACCGATCTTCTGGGGGTTCTGCGCGATGCCCCGGGCATCGTCCCGACCGTGCTGGGCGCATCGTGA
- a CDS encoding MotA/TolQ/ExbB proton channel family protein, whose translation MTGLTNALVRTYDIGGPVVALLIAVGVVTIAVIFYKIWQFWAAGVGRHRALQQAITSFDAGDRTAARAALDRSTSYLAPVMDIALSAPDRPEALTRITSEAETRFAKLERGLRLLDSVAQLAPLLGLFGTVLGMIEAFQSLQAAGSQVDPTLLAGGIWVALLTTAVGLAVAMPTAVALSWFESRMDAERVLAEQAISTIRAPIGLQQPAPAPMGRFADA comes from the coding sequence ATGACCGGGCTTACGAACGCGCTTGTTCGGACCTACGATATCGGCGGTCCGGTCGTGGCCCTGCTGATTGCCGTGGGCGTGGTGACCATCGCGGTCATTTTCTACAAGATCTGGCAATTCTGGGCCGCCGGCGTTGGACGGCACCGAGCCCTGCAGCAAGCCATCACCTCTTTCGACGCGGGCGATCGGACGGCGGCACGGGCGGCGCTGGATCGGTCCACGTCCTACCTTGCGCCTGTCATGGACATAGCTCTGTCCGCGCCGGACCGTCCCGAAGCCCTGACCCGCATTACCTCCGAGGCCGAGACGCGATTCGCGAAGCTGGAAAGGGGGCTGCGGCTGCTCGATTCGGTTGCGCAGCTTGCGCCTTTGCTGGGCCTCTTCGGCACCGTTCTGGGTATGATAGAGGCGTTCCAATCGCTTCAGGCCGCCGGATCCCAGGTTGATCCAACCCTGCTGGCGGGCGGCATCTGGGTGGCCCTTCTGACGACCGCCGTCGGTCTGGCCGTCGCGATGCCCACGGCCGTCGCGCTGTCGTGGTTCGAAAGCCGCATGGACGCCGAGCGCGTCTTGGCCGAGCAGGCCATCTCGACCATTCGCGCCCCAATCGGTCTGCAACAGCCGGCTCCGGCGCCCATGGGCCGGTTTGCCGATGCTTAG
- a CDS encoding siderophore-interacting protein, whose translation MNKMISGVNRHFFKASGHFRISEPRAFLDRVVRYCETYDLPVSMTQADRLAIKTNMGSVNMRPVSGAVSIHLSAPNDGALHMLRETVAFQIETLEPTCLAGLEWHDEIAQGRLPPNFRMARVVSVSALGRSFWRLIVEGDDLVPFAWDGMHLRLALPARGAPVQWPRLNERGRAVWPEPQDLHVAVYTIRDIDLSIGRLTIDIFRHEGGRTSDWAASAVPGDAIGLIGPGGGWFPSANHLVLAGDETALPAISRILENTGDYVTGTAIVEVAGALDFPLPNVPAGMSLHVLDRANGDRLEAALAQIDLGADGTRHIWVAAEKGRCAAIRGDLRDRRGVTRRESYVTGYWQKT comes from the coding sequence ATGAACAAGATGATTTCCGGCGTGAATCGCCATTTTTTCAAGGCATCCGGACATTTTCGAATCAGCGAGCCGCGCGCGTTCCTCGACCGGGTGGTCAGGTACTGCGAGACCTATGATCTGCCCGTCAGCATGACCCAAGCCGACCGACTGGCGATCAAAACCAATATGGGTTCGGTCAATATGCGGCCGGTTTCGGGCGCTGTGTCGATCCATCTGTCGGCGCCCAATGACGGGGCATTGCACATGCTGCGCGAGACGGTCGCGTTTCAGATCGAGACACTGGAGCCGACCTGTCTGGCGGGGCTTGAATGGCACGATGAGATTGCCCAGGGCCGCCTGCCCCCGAATTTCCGAATGGCCCGCGTCGTTTCCGTGTCCGCGCTGGGTCGATCCTTCTGGCGTCTGATCGTCGAAGGGGACGATCTGGTCCCCTTCGCGTGGGACGGCATGCACCTGCGTCTGGCCCTGCCCGCACGCGGCGCTCCGGTACAATGGCCGCGCCTGAACGAACGCGGTCGCGCCGTATGGCCTGAGCCGCAGGATCTGCACGTCGCGGTCTACACGATCCGCGATATCGACCTTTCGATCGGGCGCCTGACGATCGACATCTTCCGCCACGAGGGGGGGCGCACATCGGACTGGGCCGCCTCCGCTGTGCCCGGCGATGCCATCGGGCTGATCGGTCCGGGTGGCGGATGGTTCCCAAGCGCGAACCACCTTGTCCTCGCCGGGGACGAAACTGCCCTGCCCGCCATTTCGCGCATTCTGGAGAATACGGGCGATTATGTGACCGGGACCGCCATTGTCGAGGTCGCGGGGGCGCTCGACTTCCCACTGCCAAACGTTCCCGCCGGGATGAGCCTGCACGTTCTTGACCGTGCCAATGGGGACAGGCTGGAGGCGGCGCTTGCCCAGATCGATCTTGGCGCAGATGGCACCCGCCACATCTGGGTCGCCGCCGAAAAAGGACGCTGCGCTGCAATACGCGGCGATCTGCGAGACCGTCGCGGTGTCACCCGGCGGGAAAGTTACGTCACCGGCTACTGGCAGAAGACCTGA
- a CDS encoding ABC transporter substrate-binding protein: MDTPMLRSLTLAVLSLSAAAAVAQDYPLTVEHAFGQTTLDARPERIASVGWANHEVPLALGVVPVGFAMANWGDDDGDGLLPWVTARLDELDAETPVLFDEGDGVDFEAVAATDPDVILAAYSGISRTDYETLSQIAPVIAYPEAAWTTTWREMIRQNALGIGMAEEGDQLIETLEARIDDAVAEHPELKGETGMFVTHLDPRDLSTIGFYASADQRVQFLQDLGMAIPQAVRTASEAGHYSGRISAERVDLFDDVDVVVTYGDRARLDEMKENPLIAQFPAIARDAVVLLGNDSIGTAANPTPLSLGYVLDDYLQMLSTAAAK, from the coding sequence TTGGATACCCCCATGCTCCGTTCGTTAACCCTCGCCGTGCTGTCTTTGTCGGCGGCTGCCGCCGTTGCGCAGGACTATCCCCTGACCGTGGAACACGCCTTCGGTCAGACGACTTTGGACGCACGTCCAGAACGCATCGCCAGCGTCGGCTGGGCGAACCATGAGGTTCCCCTTGCCCTTGGTGTCGTTCCCGTCGGGTTCGCGATGGCCAACTGGGGGGACGACGATGGCGATGGGTTGCTGCCGTGGGTCACCGCGCGACTGGACGAACTGGATGCCGAGACGCCCGTCTTGTTCGATGAAGGAGACGGCGTGGACTTCGAAGCCGTTGCCGCGACCGACCCGGACGTGATCCTTGCCGCTTATTCCGGCATCTCACGGACCGACTACGAGACGCTTAGTCAGATCGCGCCGGTGATCGCCTACCCAGAGGCCGCCTGGACCACCACCTGGCGCGAGATGATCCGCCAGAACGCTTTGGGGATCGGCATGGCCGAGGAGGGAGACCAGTTGATCGAGACGCTGGAGGCGCGGATCGACGACGCGGTCGCCGAGCACCCGGAGCTGAAGGGTGAGACCGGGATGTTTGTCACGCATCTGGATCCACGCGACCTGAGCACGATTGGTTTCTACGCGTCTGCCGATCAACGCGTCCAGTTTCTGCAGGACCTTGGCATGGCGATCCCGCAAGCCGTGCGGACGGCCAGCGAGGCCGGACACTATTCGGGTCGGATCAGCGCAGAGCGAGTGGACCTGTTCGACGACGTGGATGTGGTCGTGACCTACGGCGACCGCGCCCGTCTGGACGAGATGAAGGAAAATCCGCTGATCGCGCAATTCCCGGCGATTGCCCGCGATGCCGTCGTCCTTCTGGGCAACGACTCCATCGGCACGGCAGCGAACCCCACGCCCCTGTCGCTGGGTTATGTGTTGGACGACTACCTGCAGATGCTTTCGACAGCGGCAGCGAAGTAG